In Patescibacteria group bacterium, a genomic segment contains:
- a CDS encoding WecB/TagA/CpsF family glycosyltransferase encodes MINILGTNISTLSKKEVLEKIEQFLKDGRRHYLVTPNPEIILAARRDEELFYILNKADLAIPDGAGLKFAAWAIGKDLRRVTGADLVGEILKDLRFKNYDLRIAVANWRGGLSKKEDIEKVLREFKAKDFFVKDISRDLEQDLSDLALFKPDILFCAFGAPYQEKFIYNNLKNLPSLKIAIGVGGAFDFLTGKIKRAPKILRWLCLEWLWRLIKQPRRLKRIYQAVIVFPWEFIKWRFVNPFFYRPNVVCLLCKKDSVQYQILLLERMNQAGHWQLPQGGTEGEDLITAGSRELKEEIGTDKFKPVASFKNLWKYKFGKILSKFNVEAKIIWGYKGQKQGLFIAEFLGEDKDIKINFWEYRNWKWVGADNLIKEVYPDRREATRIFLEKFKSLRITN; translated from the coding sequence ATGATAAACATATTGGGAACTAATATATCAACCTTAAGTAAAAAGGAAGTTCTAGAAAAAATAGAGCAATTTTTAAAAGACGGGAGGAGGCATTATCTGGTTACCCCTAATCCGGAAATAATTTTGGCAGCGCGCCGCGATGAAGAACTTTTTTATATTTTAAACAAAGCTGATTTGGCCATTCCGGACGGAGCCGGTTTAAAGTTTGCCGCTTGGGCCATAGGAAAGGATTTGAGAAGAGTAACAGGAGCGGATTTGGTGGGAGAAATATTAAAAGATTTAAGATTTAAGAATTATGATTTAAGAATTGCGGTTGCAAATTGGAGGGGTGGATTATCAAAAAAAGAGGATATTGAGAAAGTTTTGCGAGAATTTAAGGCAAAAGATTTTTTCGTTAAGGACATTTCAAGAGATTTAGAACAAGATTTGAGCGATTTAGCCCTGTTTAAGCCGGATATATTGTTTTGCGCTTTTGGCGCGCCTTATCAGGAAAAATTTATTTACAATAATTTGAAAAATCTGCCTTCGCTTAAAATAGCGATTGGCGTGGGCGGAGCATTTGACTTTTTAACCGGAAAAATAAAAAGAGCGCCGAAAATTTTAAGATGGCTGTGTTTAGAATGGCTATGGCGCTTGATAAAGCAGCCGCGCCGCCTAAAAAGAATTTATCAGGCCGTAATAGTTTTTCCTTGGGAATTTATAAAATGGCGGTTTGTAAATCCTTTTTTCTATCGGCCGAACGTTGTCTGCCTGCTTTGCAAGAAAGACAGCGTCCAGTATCAAATATTATTACTGGAAAGAATGAACCAGGCCGGTCATTGGCAGTTGCCTCAAGGCGGGACAGAAGGCGAAGATTTAATTACGGCCGGCAGCCGCGAGCTTAAGGAAGAAATCGGTACGGATAAATTTAAGCCAGTGGCCAGCTTTAAAAATTTGTGGAAATATAAATTTGGCAAAATTTTGAGTAAATTCAATGTGGAAGCCAAAATAATCTGGGGCTACAAAGGCCAAAAGCAGGGTTTATTTATTGCGGAATTTTTGGGAGAGGATAAGGATATTAAAATAAATTTTTGGGAATATAGAAACTGGAAATGGGTTGGGGCTGATAATCTGATAAAAGAAGTCTATCCGGATCGCAGGGAAGCGACCAGAATATTTTTAGAGAAGTTTAAGAGTCTACGAATTACGAATTAA
- a CDS encoding class III extradiol dioxygenase subunit B-like domain-containing protein gives MSLVFAAITPHPPILIPAIGKENLSELENTSQAYKKLEEDLYVREAETIIIISPHGLISPSSFTMNLSPEFTIGFEEFGDLVTKMKLPGDIGLAYKIRESLETKAPLQLISEPNLDHGSGVPLYLLAKNLRNANFQRRQAKIIPIYYCGLNLEAHFQFGQLLKKELVGSKNRIGIIASGDLSHRLTKDAPAGYSRQGAKFDKKLIEYLKNKKTSEILKMNEKLISDAGECGLKSIAILLGILEGIKYEPQILSYEGPFGVGYLTAEFIFG, from the coding sequence ATGTCTTTGGTCTTCGCCGCCATCACTCCCCATCCCCCCATCCTTATTCCGGCTATTGGCAAAGAAAATCTGAGCGAGCTTGAAAACACCAGCCAGGCTTACAAAAAACTGGAAGAAGATCTTTATGTCCGCGAGGCGGAAACGATAATTATCATTTCTCCCCACGGGCTTATTTCGCCCAGTTCTTTCACTATGAACTTAAGCCCGGAATTTACCATAGGTTTTGAAGAATTCGGGGATTTAGTCACAAAAATGAAACTGCCCGGAGATATCGGACTCGCTTATAAAATCCGGGAAAGCCTGGAAACAAAAGCGCCTCTCCAGCTAATCAGCGAACCAAATCTTGACCATGGCAGCGGGGTTCCCCTTTACCTTTTGGCCAAAAATTTAAGGAACGCCAACTTCCAAAGAAGACAGGCGAAAATCATCCCCATCTATTACTGCGGCCTTAATTTGGAAGCCCATTTCCAGTTCGGGCAACTCCTAAAAAAAGAGCTGGTGGGAAGCAAAAACCGAATCGGAATCATCGCTTCCGGGGATTTGTCGCACCGGCTTACCAAAGACGCGCCGGCCGGCTATTCCCGCCAGGGGGCGAAATTTGATAAAAAACTGATTGAATATTTAAAAAATAAAAAAACATCGGAAATCCTCAAAATGAACGAAAAATTGATTTCCGATGCCGGAGAATGCGGCCTTAAATCTATTGCCATCCTTTTAGGAATTTTAGAAGGAATAAAATACGAACCGCAGATTTTATCTTATGAAGGCCCTTTCGGCGTGGGTTATTTAACCGCTGAATTTATTTTTGGTTAA
- a CDS encoding DedA family protein, whose translation MLDFINFFLSLSHDLGYGGIVLLMAVESSFIPFPSEIIIPPAAYLASQGEMNIYLVILFGIIGSLIGAIINYGLAYYLGRVLIYKIADHRTSRFFLVNSAKIKKSEDFFSRYGNISTLIGRLIPVIRQLISLPAGFAKMNFGNFCFYTAFGSGVWVIILAILGYAFGSNQEMLARYYKEISWFFVILGLLAAIIIFIKRRKNGEPPNS comes from the coding sequence ATGCTTGATTTTATAAACTTTTTTTTATCTCTTAGCCATGACCTGGGCTATGGCGGGATAGTTTTGCTAATGGCGGTTGAGAGCTCGTTTATTCCTTTTCCGTCCGAGATTATTATCCCGCCGGCGGCTTATCTGGCTTCGCAGGGAGAGATGAATATTTATTTGGTAATTTTATTTGGAATTATCGGGAGCTTAATCGGCGCGATAATAAATTACGGCCTGGCTTATTATTTGGGCCGGGTTTTAATTTACAAAATCGCTGACCACAGAACCAGCCGGTTTTTTTTGGTTAATTCGGCAAAAATAAAAAAATCCGAAGATTTTTTTTCCCGTTACGGCAATATCTCTACTCTGATCGGGCGCTTAATTCCGGTCATAAGGCAATTGATATCTTTGCCGGCCGGCTTTGCCAAAATGAATTTTGGGAATTTTTGTTTTTATACGGCTTTTGGCTCCGGGGTTTGGGTAATTATTTTGGCTATTTTAGGGTACGCTTTTGGCTCCAATCAGGAAATGCTGGCTAGATATTATAAGGAAATTTCCTGGTTTTTTGTTATTTTAGGTTTGTTAGCAGCAATAATAATTTTTATAAAAAGAAGAAAGAACGGCGAACCTCCTAATTCTTAA
- the amrS gene encoding AmmeMemoRadiSam system radical SAM enzyme, translating to MEQAKFYKKLNTNKVQCRLCHHFCIIGEGQTGICRARKNEKGKLYSLVYGYPIALNIDPIEKKPLFHFLPGSLAYSLGVLGCNFRCANCQNWDISQAEKIEEKIKYLDFIPPEKIVKNALASGCSSVAYTYNEPTIWAEYVLDIMKLARKNKLKNVWVSNGYISPDCLKAILPYLDAVNIDLKSREENFYLKNCGGKLKPVLDNLKILKKEKIHTEITTLIIPSLSDNPGMLKKIAEFIVRDLTPETPWHISKFSPRISWKLKNLPETEDEIIYQAYEIGKKAGLKYIYTGNMPSDEKENTYCPKCGQLAIKRIGYQIERLDKKGQCAKCGENLDIISLPR from the coding sequence ATGGAACAAGCCAAATTCTATAAAAAATTAAATACTAATAAAGTCCAATGCCGGCTTTGCCATCATTTCTGCATCATTGGTGAAGGCCAGACCGGAATCTGCCGGGCGCGCAAAAACGAAAAAGGAAAATTATATTCCTTAGTTTATGGCTACCCGATAGCTTTAAATATTGACCCGATTGAAAAAAAACCTTTATTCCATTTTCTGCCCGGCTCGCTCGCCTACTCTCTTGGCGTTCTAGGCTGTAATTTCCGCTGCGCCAATTGCCAAAACTGGGATATTAGCCAAGCAGAAAAGATTGAGGAAAAAATAAAATACTTAGATTTCATTCCACCGGAGAAAATAGTTAAGAACGCTTTGGCTAGCGGCTGCTCTTCTGTCGCCTATACCTATAATGAACCGACTATCTGGGCTGAATACGTTTTGGATATTATGAAACTGGCGAGAAAAAATAAATTAAAAAATGTCTGGGTATCTAATGGCTATATATCCCCGGATTGTTTAAAAGCTATCCTCCCCTACCTTGATGCTGTTAACATTGATTTAAAATCAAGGGAAGAAAATTTTTATTTAAAAAACTGCGGAGGTAAGCTCAAGCCGGTTTTAGATAATTTAAAAATACTTAAAAAAGAAAAAATCCATACCGAAATTACCACTCTTATTATCCCCTCTTTAAGCGATAACCCGGGGATGCTTAAAAAAATAGCGGAGTTTATAGTTCGCGACCTAACTCCGGAAACCCCCTGGCATATCAGTAAATTTTCCCCACGAATTTCCTGGAAATTAAAAAATTTGCCGGAAACCGAGGATGAAATTATTTATCAGGCCTATGAAATAGGCAAAAAAGCCGGCTTAAAATATATTTATACCGGCAATATGCCAAGTGATGAAAAGGAAAATACTTATTGCCCGAAATGCGGGCAACTGGCTATAAAAAGAATTGGCTACCAAATTGAAAGATTGGATAAAAAAGGCCAATGCGCAAAGTGCGGGGAGAATTTAGACATAATCTCTTTACCCCGTTAG
- a CDS encoding AAA family ATPase, giving the protein MFNKFTNKSQEAIINAQIIAQDNGQQHIEALHVLASLLDQSESLVRPVFEKIKIDPDAIEKKTLEEIENLPKIRVSPSGNIGMVQGTGEVAMLLERAKKEADKMKDEYVSTEHILLSLVGIKSKAQEILIHFGVEYAEVLKILSQLRGSQIITDPEPESKYRVLEKYTVNLTDLARQEKLDPVIGRDEEIRRIMQVLLRRTKNNPVLIGEAGTGKTAIVEGLAQRIISGDVPDNLKNKEIVSLDLGSLVAGSKFRGEFEDRLKAVLKEIKSQGGKIILFIDELHTLVGTGASEGAMDASNMLKPALARGDLRTIGATTTKEYQKYIEKDAALERRFQPIYVAEPSVEDTISILRGIKEKYEVHHGVRITDDALIAAAKLSSRYITERFLPDKAVDLMDEAASSLRMEIDSMPEELDRLKREIKRLEIAKAGLKTGREGAPESGKLKTINKELAQLKEKANQLELHWRNEKDIISKIRQSKRKIDELKAQAEIIERKGDDLTQVAEIRYSLIPELEKEVKNQETELVRIQKKGQHILKEEVDEEDIAKVVSRWTGIPVSKMMESEIKKLGKAEEELKKSVVGQDQAIKSVANAIRRSRAGISEEKKPIGSFLFVGPSGVGKTELAKTLAKFMFNDENSLLRLDMSEFMEKHSVAKIIGSPPGYIGHEEGGQLTEKIRHRPYSVILFDEIEKAHPEVFNILLQILDDGRLTDSKGRIVNFKNTIIIMTSNLGNEVIKQYSIGFNDGGDEKRAQETREDEMKEKIDKILKENFKLEFLNRIDEIVLFKGLSREVLEKIVDLELIKVEKRLKNKDIGLKISSKVKKMLAQKGYDITFGARPLKRIIQNIILDELALEIIEGKVKEGDKVLIDLGIKDKVMMKVK; this is encoded by the coding sequence ATGTTTAACAAATTTACGAATAAATCGCAAGAAGCCATTATTAACGCGCAAATTATCGCCCAGGATAATGGCCAGCAGCATATTGAAGCTCTGCATGTTCTCGCTTCCCTTTTGGATCAGTCGGAAAGCCTGGTTCGTCCGGTTTTTGAAAAAATAAAAATTGATCCCGACGCGATAGAAAAGAAAACTTTGGAAGAAATCGAAAATCTTCCAAAAATAAGAGTCTCCCCTTCCGGCAATATTGGCATGGTCCAGGGCACGGGCGAGGTAGCTATGCTTTTGGAGAGAGCGAAAAAAGAAGCGGATAAAATGAAAGACGAATATGTTTCTACCGAACATATACTATTGTCCTTGGTTGGCATCAAATCAAAAGCCCAGGAAATTTTAATCCATTTCGGGGTTGAGTACGCCGAGGTTTTAAAAATCCTATCCCAGCTGCGCGGCTCGCAAATCATTACTGACCCGGAACCGGAATCAAAATATAGAGTTTTGGAGAAATACACGGTTAATCTGACTGACCTGGCCCGCCAGGAAAAATTAGACCCGGTAATTGGTCGGGATGAAGAAATACGGCGGATCATGCAGGTGTTACTGCGCCGGACAAAAAATAACCCGGTTTTAATCGGCGAAGCCGGCACCGGAAAAACCGCGATTGTGGAAGGGCTGGCGCAAAGGATTATTTCGGGCGACGTGCCGGATAATTTAAAAAACAAGGAAATCGTCAGCTTGGATCTCGGCTCTTTGGTGGCCGGCTCAAAATTCCGGGGCGAATTTGAAGACCGCTTAAAAGCAGTGCTCAAAGAAATAAAATCCCAGGGCGGAAAAATTATCCTCTTTATTGATGAACTCCATACTCTTGTCGGCACCGGCGCTTCCGAAGGGGCCATGGACGCTTCCAATATGCTAAAGCCGGCCTTGGCCCGGGGGGACCTGCGCACGATTGGCGCCACCACCACCAAAGAATACCAAAAATATATTGAAAAAGACGCGGCTTTAGAGCGCCGTTTCCAGCCGATTTATGTAGCTGAACCAAGCGTTGAAGATACGATTTCTATTCTGCGCGGCATAAAGGAAAAATACGAAGTCCACCATGGCGTCCGCATCACGGATGACGCTTTAATCGCGGCGGCCAAACTCTCTTCCCGTTATATTACGGAGCGGTTTTTGCCGGACAAAGCCGTGGATTTAATGGACGAAGCCGCCTCTTCTCTGCGCATGGAAATTGATTCTATGCCCGAGGAATTGGACAGATTAAAAAGGGAAATAAAACGCTTGGAAATCGCCAAAGCCGGACTAAAAACCGGCCGGGAAGGGGCCCCGGAATCAGGCAAGCTAAAAACTATAAATAAAGAACTGGCCCAATTAAAAGAAAAAGCCAACCAGCTGGAGCTGCATTGGCGGAATGAAAAAGATATAATTTCCAAAATCAGGCAGTCAAAAAGAAAAATTGACGAATTAAAAGCCCAAGCCGAAATCATAGAACGCAAGGGGGATGATTTGACCCAAGTGGCGGAAATCCGCTATAGCTTAATTCCGGAACTGGAAAAAGAAGTAAAGAACCAGGAAACGGAACTGGTAAGAATCCAAAAAAAGGGCCAGCATATTTTGAAAGAAGAGGTTGATGAAGAAGATATCGCCAAAGTCGTTTCCCGCTGGACAGGAATCCCGGTTTCAAAAATGATGGAAAGCGAAATAAAAAAACTGGGCAAGGCCGAAGAAGAATTGAAAAAATCCGTGGTCGGCCAGGACCAGGCGATTAAATCCGTAGCCAACGCCATCCGCCGATCCCGGGCCGGCATCAGCGAAGAAAAAAAGCCGATCGGCTCTTTCCTCTTTGTCGGACCGAGCGGAGTTGGCAAAACAGAACTGGCCAAAACTTTGGCCAAGTTTATGTTTAATGACGAAAATTCTCTGTTACGGCTTGATATGAGCGAATTTATGGAAAAACACAGCGTGGCCAAAATCATCGGCTCCCCCCCCGGCTATATCGGCCATGAAGAAGGCGGACAATTAACGGAAAAAATCCGGCACCGGCCTTACAGCGTGATTCTTTTTGATGAGATTGAAAAAGCCCATCCGGAAGTTTTTAATATCCTCCTGCAAATTTTAGACGATGGCCGCCTTACCGATTCCAAGGGCCGGATTGTCAACTTCAAAAATACCATCATAATCATGACTTCCAATCTGGGCAATGAAGTAATCAAACAATATTCCATCGGCTTTAACGATGGCGGAGACGAAAAAAGAGCCCAAGAAACCCGAGAAGATGAGATGAAAGAAAAAATTGACAAAATATTGAAAGAAAACTTCAAGCTGGAATTCCTGAACCGAATTGACGAAATCGTCTTGTTTAAAGGCTTAAGCCGGGAAGTTTTGGAAAAAATCGTTGATTTGGAACTGATTAAGGTGGAAAAAAGACTAAAAAACAAAGATATCGGCTTAAAAATAAGCTCAAAAGTAAAAAAAATGCTCGCGCAAAAAGGCTATGACATAACTTTCGGCGCCCGGCCCCTGAAGCGCATCATCCAGAATATAATTTTAGACGAGCTGGCTTTGGAAATTATTGAAGGCAAAGTCAAGGAAGGAGACAAAGTTTTGATTGATTTGGGGATAAAGGACAAGGTGATGATGAAAGTTAAATAA
- a CDS encoding response regulator has protein sequence MDTMIIIVDDEKSVREITARMLSKLSEELAVSTDDIPEVISFEKSDEAWEFISHLPEEPNIVFSSVDKDGAGNMNGLDLLTVTKEKFPDVILVSMSGDPGYEEEAMERGADYFLAKPFLQEDLKKIFA, from the coding sequence ATGGATACGATGATTATTATTGTGGATGATGAGAAGAGTGTGAGAGAAATTACTGCCAGAATGCTTTCTAAGCTTTCCGAAGAGCTGGCAGTAAGTACAGATGATATCCCCGAGGTCATCTCTTTCGAAAAGTCTGACGAAGCCTGGGAATTTATTTCCCACCTGCCGGAAGAGCCGAATATCGTGTTCTCCAGCGTTGATAAAGATGGCGCGGGTAATATGAACGGCCTGGACCTCCTTACAGTCACCAAAGAAAAATTCCCTGACGTTATTTTGGTAAGCATGTCCGGAGACCCTGGCTACGAGGAAGAAGCAATGGAAAGAGGAGCAGATTATTTCCTGGCAAAACCGTTCCTTCAAGAGGACCTCAAAAAAATATTCGCGTAA
- the thpR gene encoding RNA 2',3'-cyclic phosphodiesterase, producing MIGNDRKRLFMALNLPFEIKEKLGVYLEDLAGQNRGIKWVNPEGLHLTLHFLGYLDEGKTEEVKNMMSGLEGKFGEMKFCLKRLDAFPNLNRPRIIFLEAEQAGDQTVFDLQELLGLGLIKLKIDIDDRPWRSHLTLGRVKVSNQDLKLPQDLKILPLDFSVSSFELMESELTPAGAKYEEVASFKL from the coding sequence ATGATAGGAAATGACCGAAAAAGGCTTTTTATGGCCCTAAATTTGCCTTTTGAAATTAAAGAAAAATTAGGGGTTTATCTGGAGGATTTGGCTGGGCAAAACCGGGGTATAAAGTGGGTTAATCCCGAGGGTTTGCATTTAACTCTGCATTTTTTAGGTTATTTAGACGAGGGTAAAACAGAAGAAGTAAAAAATATGATGAGCGGGCTCGAAGGCAAGTTCGGAGAAATGAAATTTTGCCTAAAGCGGCTTGATGCTTTCCCGAATTTAAACCGGCCAAGAATTATTTTTTTAGAAGCCGAGCAGGCCGGAGACCAAACCGTCTTTGATTTGCAGGAGCTATTGGGGCTGGGATTGATTAAATTGAAAATAGATATTGACGACCGGCCTTGGCGCTCGCATCTGACCTTAGGCAGGGTAAAAGTGTCTAATCAGGATTTAAAATTGCCGCAGGATTTAAAAATATTACCGCTTGATTTTTCCGTTTCCAGTTTTGAATTAATGGAATCGGAATTGACACCCGCCGGGGCGAAATATGAAGAAGTGGCAAGTTTTAAGCTATAA
- the def gene encoding peptide deformylase has protein sequence MAKILPIIKNPSQLLREKSEEIDLKKIKPNELKNFCADMIKTMKEKDGVGLAAPQVGKNIRLIAISTKDGPKIMINPKIMGKSWAKEWNEEGCLSVPGVYGKVKRHKKINCVYFDKKGHKTKIQAQGLMAFVIQHEIDHLDGILFIDKAKDIKKVKAI, from the coding sequence ATGGCTAAAATTTTACCAATCATAAAAAATCCCAGCCAGCTTTTGCGGGAAAAATCAGAGGAAATTGATTTAAAGAAAATAAAGCCGAATGAACTGAAAAATTTCTGCGCAGATATGATAAAAACCATGAAAGAAAAAGACGGAGTCGGGCTGGCCGCGCCCCAGGTCGGAAAAAATATCCGCTTGATTGCCATCAGCACCAAGGACGGCCCAAAGATTATGATAAATCCGAAAATCATGGGAAAATCCTGGGCCAAAGAGTGGAACGAAGAAGGCTGCCTTTCCGTTCCCGGCGTTTACGGCAAAGTCAAAAGACATAAAAAAATAAACTGCGTTTATTTTGACAAAAAAGGGCATAAAACAAAAATACAGGCCCAAGGCCTGATGGCTTTTGTTATCCAGCATGAAATCGACCATTTGGACGGAATTCTATTTATTGACAAAGCCAAAGATATAAAAAAGGTTAAAGCTATTTAG